AGTCCATACTCGAAGCGGTCTATAGTGCCGGTGGCAGTAAACCCGGCCTTCTTTTTATTATTTATAGATACAATACCACCAAATTCAGCTTCCAGGGTTACGGGTTTGGTAACATCCCTAATGGTCAGGTTTCCCTCGATCAGGAAATTGTTATCCGAGACCTTTTTGAAGCTTGTGCTTTCAAATTTAATCTCAGGATACTTTTCGGCATTGAAGAAATCATCTTCCTTCAGGTGCTTATCCCTTTCCATGTTGTGCGTAGTAATACTGGCAACTTCAATGGTGGCATTAATCTTGGCATCTTCAAAGCCACTTTTCTTAGCGGTCAGCGTTCCGGCGTATGATGTGAAGAAGCCCGTTACCGACGATACAGCCAGATGCGAAACGTCAAATTGAACAGACGAATGCGTAGGATCAATAACCCAGGTGGTTTGGGCCAAACTCACTGAGCTTATAAAGCTGATGATCAATATTATACATGTTTTCTTCATAGGAAGCGTGTTTTAAGGGTTCCGATAGCACTTATAATATAGTAAAATTTTATCAAAGTACCTATAGATGACGGGGTGCTCATTGGCAGCTGGTAACCGGTGTTGGCCAGTTGGTAATTGGTAAAAGCAATAGGCCAAGTAGTGTTTCTGCAAATCACCGGTAGCCCGTAAGCCGTAATCATCAATGTAGATGCCGGTAAATAGCGGGCTGGCCTACTGATGAATACTATCTAACCGTTATTTCAGGATCTGTTTAGCTAAACATGTTAAAATAGTATTATAATAGGGTCAGATAGTGAAAACTTTCGATTTGTCATTGTGCTAATTTGGCTCCTGAAAAAAAGAACTTAAAATTTTACCGTATGAACTTTCAATGGCAAGGGGTATTTCCCGCAGTGACAACTAAATTTACTAAAGACGATCAACTGGACTGGTGGTGGTTTGAAAAGAATATTGAGGCCCAACTTGATGCGGGTGTTGATGGTATTATTTTGGGAGGTACTCTTGGAGAGGCCAGCTCTCTCAGCGACGATGAAAAATATGAACTGACCAGGCGTACGGTATCCATCGTAGGTAGCAGAGTGCCTGTAATTTTGAATATTGCAGAGCAAAGCACCACATTAGCTATACGTGCAGCTGCCAAAGCTAAGGAAAACGGAGCCAGCGGTCTCATGATGTTGCCACCTATGAGGTATAAAGCTACAGACCAGGAAACCGTGGAGTACTTCAAAGCTGTAGCACAATCTACAGACTTGCCAATTATGATCTATAACAACCCTGTTGATTATAAAATTGAAGTGACCATGGATATGTTTGAAGAGCTGGCTTCAGAGGCCAACATTCAGGCTGTTAAAGAATCCACCAGGGACATCAGTAATGTTACCAGAATGATCAACCGTTTTGGAGACAGGTATAAGATCTTGTCTGGCGTTGACACACTTGCATTGGAAAGCCTTTGCATGGGTGCTGACGGCTGGGTGGCAGGTCTTGTATGTGCCTTCCCGAGAGAAACGGTAGCTATATATCGTTTGCAAAAAGCCGGTTATCATGAAGAGGCACTTAAAATATACAGGTGGTTCCTGCCTTTGCTGGAGTTGGATATTAACCCTCAGCTGGTACAGAATATTAAGCTTGCCGAAACCATGGCAGGATTGGGAACAGAAGAAGTGAGATTGCCGCGTATGCCTCTTAATGGAATGGAGCGGGACAGGGTAGTGAAGATTATTGAAGACGGCTTGAATACAAGGCCTGAGCTGCCCGACTATTTTAATATTGAAAAAATAATGAACACGATTTAAAAAAAGAAGCATGGTAGTACAAGGAAAGAACATTATCGGATTCAGTTTATCTGCAGCATCAGATGAGTTTGTTACCTCATTTGACCCGAAGGATGCCAGGCCTATGGAGAAGTTTTATATGGCCACCAATGAAGAAATTGAGGAAACCCTGCAAAAAGCTTCCGAAGCTTTCGGAGTGTATAAGCACTTCTCAGGAAACAGAAGAGCCGATTTTCTGGAGGCTATAGCGGACGAAATACTTGCTCTTGATAATGTACTTGTTCAAACGGCTGTAAAAGAAAGTGGCCTGCCGGAAGCCCGGATTATAGGAGAGCGCGGAAGAACTGTAGGGCAGTTGAGGTTATTTGCCCAGTTGTTGCGAGAAGGCTCCTGGGTTGATGCTACTATAGAAACGGCCCAGCCTGACAGAGAGCCGCTACCTAAGCCAGACATCAGGAAAATGCTTGTACCCGTAGGGCCTGTTGTGGTATTTGCCGCCAGTAACTTTCCATTGGCATTCTCTACGGCAGGTGGAGATACTGCATCGGCACTGGCTGCCGGTAATCCGGTGATTGTTAAAGCGCATATGTCTCACCTGGGTACCAATGAGCTGGTAGCCCGGGCAATCGCCGAAGCAGCTAAAAATACAGGAATGCCCGATGGCGTTTTTTCAAGCCTGAACGGCAGAGGCTCTTCTCTGGGGCAGAAACTGGTAATGCATCCCGTTGTCAAGTCAGTTGGTTTTACAGGTTCCTACACCGGTGGAATGGCATTATATAAGGCAGCAGCCCAAAGAGAAGAGCCTATTCCTGTTTTTGCAGAAATGGGCAGCGTGAATCCGGTGATTCTACTTCCCGGGAAACTAAAGAACTCTGCAAAGGAAACAGCCAAACAATACGCAGGATCAATCACCCTGGGAGTTGGGCAATTCTGTACTAACCCGGGCCTTCTGTTGGGTATCGCCGGAGAGGACCTGAACACCTTTCTTGAGGAACTGGCCAAAGAAATCCGGAACATAGCTCCGGCTACCATGCTTAATGAAGGCATTTGGAAGAGCTATCAAAGCGGAAAGGCCAAGGTACTTGAACAAAACGGTGTAACACTCCTGGGAGCGGCAACGGAGCAGGAAGGCAACCATCTTGGCACAGCAGCTATAGCGCTGGTTTCGGGCGAAGATTTTCTAAGCAACCCCAGCCTCCATGAAGAAGTGTTTGGGCCATTTTCACTGGTGGTCAGATGCACTGACAAAGAGCAATTGCTGGAAGTGATTCAAAGTGCCAAAGGGCAACTCACATCCACTATTATGGCTGAGCCTGATGAACTGAAAGGTCATCATGATATTGTAGAGGCAGCATCAAAAATAGCAGGAAGAGTATTGTTTAACGGCGTGCCGACGGGCGTCGAAGTATGCCATGCCATGCAGCATGGAGGCCCGTTCCCTTCTTCAACGGATAGTAGGTTTACTTCCGTAGGTACAGATGCCATTAAACGTTTTGTAAGGCCTTTGGCTATCCAGGGATTTCCGGAAGAGGCTTTGCCGGATGCACTGAAGAACAGCAATCCGTTGGGTATATGGAGAAAGGTGAATGGAGAATTAACAAGGGACGCTATTAATGGCTAGAAAAACGTTTTTTTGTGTAGATGCCCACACCTGCGGCAATCCGGTAAGGGTGGTGGCTGGTGGAGGGCCGCACCTGGAAGGTGCCAGCATGAGCGAAAAAAGACAACATTTCCTTCAGGAATATGACTGGATCAGGAAAAGCCTCATGTTTGAACCACGAGGACATGATATGATGTCAGGGAGTATATTGTACCCTCCGGCAGACCCGGCTAATGATGCGGGCGTCCTGTTTATAGAGACTTCCGGTTGTCTTCCCATGTGTGGTCATGGTACCATAGGTACTGTTACTATAGCTATTGAAGAGGGGCTGGTTACTCCAAAAGTACCCGGGCAGCTTCGCCTTGAAACCCCGGCCGGCCTGGTGCTGGTAAGCTATATCCGGGAAGGTAAAAAGGTTAAATCCGTAAAGCTGACCAATGTGGCGTCCTTTCTGGAGGCCGAGGGCATTATAGCTGCCTGTCCGGATCTGGGAGAGTTGAAGGTTGATGTGTCATACGGGGGAAATTTCTATGCGATTGTAGACCCTCAGGAAAATTTTAAGGGGGTACAGGCCTATTCGGCAGAGCAACTGATCCAATGGAGCAGAAAGTTGCGGGAGAATATTAATAACAATTTCAAATTTGAACATCCGGATAACCCGACAATCTCCGGGCTTAGCCATATTTTATGGACGGGGGATACGCTGTCTGAGGAATCAACGGCCAGAAATGCAGTTTTTTATGGCGATAAAGCTATAGACCGTTCTCCTTGCGGTACGGGTACATCGGCAAGAATGGCCCAGTGGTATGCCAAAGGGTGGTTAAAAAAGGGCCAGCCTTTTATCCATGAGAGTATCATCGGTTCAAAATTTACAGGCCGGATTGAGGACGAAGTTATTGTGGCGGGTAAAAAGGGCATTATTCCGAGTGTGGAAGGCTGGGCCATGGTTTATGGTTATAACAATATCATTGTAGATGATGATGATCCGTATTCTGCAGGCTTTCAAGTGATTTAATGATGGTAAATTAATGATAAGAAGATGAAAAAGGTTGCCATTATTGGTGGAGGTGTAGTAGGTCTCAGCTCTGCCTATTATCTGTCCGGGTTGGGGTATGAGGTTACGATAGTCAGCGATGACGATCAAAAAGCAGGCTGCTCTTATGGCAATGCCGGAATGATAGTGCCAAGCCATTTCATTCCGCTGGCTGCGCCCGGTATGGTGATGATGGGGTTGAAGTGGATGCTAAAAGCTGACAGCCCATTCCATATTAAGCCACGCTTTAGCAAAGATCTGGTTTCATGGGGCTGGAAATTTTACAAAGCCGCTACACCGGCGAATGTGCAAAAGGCAATGCATGTTCTCAAAGAAATGAATATGGAGAGCCGCAATCTTTACCTTCAACTGGCTGACGAGGAATCCCTTAATTTCTCATTACAAACCAAAGGCCTTTTCATGCTTTGCAAAACCAGTCACGCGCTAAAAGAAGAAAGTGCCGTGGCAGAGCAGGCAAGGCAGTTTGGAATGAAAGCAGAAACACTATCTGCCGCGGAGCTTATGAATATGGAAGATGGTGTGGAGATGGACGTGGAAGGAGGAGTGTACTTTCCAATGGACGCATATATGGTTCCCGGCCTGTTCATGTCGGGCATGAGAGCTCTTCTTGAGATAATGGGTGTAACATTTGTATCAAAAAAGGTTACAGGAATCGATATGCGCGGGAGCAGGATAACGGCTCTACAGGTTTCTGACGAGCTCATAAGGGCTGATGAATTTATAGTTGCAGCGGGAGCCTGGTCGTCCGAATTGTTAAAGGCACTGAGGGTAAACATACCTATGCAGGGAGGTAAAGGGTACAGCGTTATGCTGGATAATCCCCCGATATATCCCGGTATTTGTGCCTTGCTGTCTGAGGCGCGGGTCTCTGTAACGCCTATGAACGGGGCCATCAGGTTTGGCGGAACTATGGAGCTTAACGGAACGGACCGGACCGTTAATAACAAAAGGGTGGGAGGTATTTATAAATCTATACCAAGCTATTATCCGCAATTTAAGGATACCGATTTTCAAAAATCTGATGTTTGGGTGGGGCTAAGGCCCTGCTCTCCGGACGGGCTTCCCTATGTCGGCAGGTTTAAGCATTATGACAACCTGATAGCTGCTACCGGGCATTCTATGATGGGAATGAGCCTTGGACCCATTACCGGAAAACTGGTGTCTCAGATAGTATCCAGGCAAAAGACAGACATTGATATAGCGATACTTAACCCTGATCGCTATAACTGAAAAATGACTTTAAAGAAATTAAAATCCTGGGGTTAGGTTGGCTTAGGGCAAACTTGTTGGAATCGAGAGGTAAAAATTGTTAAATAATATGTGTTTAGGTTATTGATCGTACCTGACAAAGTTTGCCCGGGCCTCCTTTTTTAAAGCTATCCAACGCTAATCCACTACCTTAAAAGCCGGCCTGAGCTGATTGTCTTTATTGGTGTTATAGTCCTCCAGCCGATAAGTGATTCCGGATGGTTTGTGGTATACTATAAGGTCACTGTCTGCCCAATAAGATTGTACATTGGTGGCTGTAGTGATGAGCTCACCTTTTACATAAATGTAATAGCCGCCGTCATTGGCCCGCCACCACGTTTGATCCGAAGTGTCATAGATCGTGGCCGACCTGACCTGGTCATCCTGTCTTTCTTTGTAGCTTTCAAGCAGGTAGGAAAGGTTGTCGGTAGGGTCATAGACAAAGAGGTCGCTGTCAATAAATACACTTCTTGTTCTTTTAGCTATCTGTTCTCCATTAACATACAGCCAGTAAAGGTTGTCTTTCGATCTCCAGGTAACGTTGCCCTTACGGGTATAGGGGCCATAGTTATCTGTAGATTTTGTATTATCTGTTTTGGTAATCGGCGAAGCATTAAAGCTTATGACTTCGGCCGGACGTATTTGCTTATCCTGAAGGTCATAAAAATTTTTGAGGCGATATTTTGAGCCAGTAGTGGTGTGTGTTATTAACAGGTTACGTCCTTCAGCAATACTGGTGGTTTCCTGGGCTACCTGTTTTCCTTGTACATAAAGCCAATACACATTGTCTTCAGACATCCAGAATACAGACTCAGACGAAGAGGAAAGCAACCGGGCATTTCTCCATTGATTATCCTGAAGGTGGCTGTAATTTTCCAGAAGATATGTTTTCTGTTTTTCAGGATGGTATACCAGCAGGTCGTTACCGGCCATGGCATAGACAGTCTGTAGCTGGATTTCCTTATTGTTGTCCTTTACATAAAACAGGTTATTTTCGGCTTTCCACTCCACTTTTCCTGCCGATTCCATGATGATAGCTTCTCTTAATTGCCTGTCCTGGCGGCTGGCAAAGTCTTTAAGTAAATAAGTGTTGTTGCCATAGTTTACTTCAAGGTCGCTGCCAGACCATTTATTGGTAACCTGTGAAGATACATCTTTGCCTTTGACATAAAGGTGGAACTTGTTATTGAAGGCTGACCAGAAAACATCTTTATGATCACTGATGAGCATGGCAGAACGAAGCTGATCATCCTGCAGGTTATAAAAATTCTTTAAAATATAACTGGAGCCGTTTTTTTCATGATAAACGAGCAGGTCGTTATTGACCGCGGCGGAAGAAGTAGTACTGGCTACCTGCTCCCCCTTAATAAAAAAGAGGTATTTATTGTCTTTGGATTTCCAGAATATATTGTCTGATTGGGAGATAATCCTTGCCGGGCGCAATTTATTGTCCTGCAACTGGTAGTATCTTTCCAGGAGCAGTGTGGCATTGGTCAGTGGATGATATACCAGAAGATCATCATCAGACTTGGAGTGGACTATTTCAGTGCTGATGCTGGTACCTTTGTCGTAGACATAAAAGCTAAGATCTTTAGACCTCCAAAAGTATTGATCCCTTTCAGAGAGGATCTCTGCAGGCCTGAATACATTGTCGGTAAGGTGCGTATAGCCGGGTAACAAATAAGAAGTTCCTGTTTCAGGGTCATAAGCCAACAGGTCGTCATCTGCGTAAGAATATTTGGTGCGGGAAGCTATCTGTACTTTATTATCCAGCAAATGCCATGTTTTTTCGTCGGATTTCCAGATGGCCCGAGAGTTTATGGATGATGTTGATGTAGTGGTTACATCGCTGGTTTCTTTGGCAACCAGCTTCTTTTTGGGTTCCTGCTCGTTGGCTCCGGCCTGAGTTTTATTAAAATAGAAGTCTCCGATCAGAGAAGTCGATTCCCACGGGATCTGTTGCCTGGCCGACTGGTCAACCACGGATTTTCTTACATTCTGAAATACCTGTAAAATGGTGAGGTCAGGGGTGAAAAGGTTTTTCAGCAAAGCCTCGGTATAAAGTCCGTTACTGCCGGAACCATCAGAGGCGGTTTTTCCGGGAGCGGTGGCATAGGCAATCAAAGAACCACTGGGGGCATTCATAAAGGCAAGGCCTTCTCCCTGGGCAGAGCGGCTCCAACTTCTTTTGAAAGGATTGTTACGGCAGGCATCTAAAATTACAATATTGACTTTGCTTTTGGCATATTCCATTAATCCCAAAACACGGTCAGCGCGCACACAGTCGTATTCTATCTGCTGTTCATTGGTAAGGTTTGTTTCTACCGGAATGAGGTAGTTATTGCCATTAGCTTGTATACCATGGCCCGCAAAATAAAACAGTCCAACGTCATAGGCTTCCAGCTTACGGCCAAACTCATCTATTACCTGCTTCATTTCACGCTGTGTCAGATTTTCGTATTGCATGACCTCAAAGCCCAGACCGGTCAGAGCCTTTTTCATGGATCGGGCGTCATTAACAGGATTTAAAAGCTTATTGGCATTTTGATATTCAGCATTGCCAATAATCAGGGCCAGCCTTTTTTCATTGCTTGACTGAGCATGTAATTGCAATGAAATTGCGGATAAAATAAAAAGGAGTATTGCAGCTATAGATCTCATAAAATGGGGCGAAATGGATTCGCCAATTTAATAAAAAATGAATGGTAATGAAAAGGGATATTGAAATATGTAGAGCCGGCTTTTGGTGCTACCGGCAACCTGGCCCGGTTAAGGTGGAGCATTGCCGTAAAATGAGCCATCGGCAGTTTGGCAGAGCCGCCGTTGCATATCTGTATTTGTACGGTGAGTTTTTTTGAAAAGGTAAAAAGAATGTAGAGAAGAGATCTGTTTAAAAACCGTACCCTATTTTCTTGAGTCTGAGTTGAAATTTCTCCCGGTTATATTCATCCCTCAGGGCTTCCATACAGGCAGCACAAAGGCAATCTTCATATTTATCATTGATGAAATTCCGCTCTTCCTGGCTCAACTTTACAGTGGAGCACTGGCATAGTACTACGGAGCCTACCTTGCACTCAAAAGAGCCGTTACACCGAGGACAATATTTTAATTCATGCTTCATTCATAACAAGTATATCCGGCAGGTTTTTAAGGCCTGCCGGATGGGATTAATAGTAGAAAATTAACTCCATTTAAAAACAAAACCTAGACTACAGTTTCATTTACACGCTCCCGAAGTTGCCTGGCGGCAGCTATCATTTCTACCAGGGCAGTTTTTGTTTCTTTCCAGTCACGTGTTTTCAATCCACAATCGGGGTTTACCCAAAGCCGTTCTGCAGGTATTACTTTCTTTGCTTTTTCAAGCAAGGCCAGCATCTCAACCCTGGAAGGTACCCTTGGCGAATGGATATCATAAACCCCAGGTCCGATTTCGTTGGGATATTCAAAGCTGGCAAAGACATCTAATAATTCCATCTGAGAACGTGAACACTCGATAGTGATTACATCGGCATCC
This region of Fulvivirga ulvae genomic DNA includes:
- a CDS encoding YceI family protein, with translation MKKTCIILIISFISSVSLAQTTWVIDPTHSSVQFDVSHLAVSSVTGFFTSYAGTLTAKKSGFEDAKINATIEVASITTHNMERDKHLKEDDFFNAEKYPEIKFESTSFKKVSDNNFLIEGNLTIRDVTKPVTLEAEFGGIVSINNKKKAGFTATGTIDRFEYGLKWDDVLDNGGLIVGEKVDIILKMELVKQ
- a CDS encoding dihydrodipicolinate synthase family protein produces the protein MNFQWQGVFPAVTTKFTKDDQLDWWWFEKNIEAQLDAGVDGIILGGTLGEASSLSDDEKYELTRRTVSIVGSRVPVILNIAEQSTTLAIRAAAKAKENGASGLMMLPPMRYKATDQETVEYFKAVAQSTDLPIMIYNNPVDYKIEVTMDMFEELASEANIQAVKESTRDISNVTRMINRFGDRYKILSGVDTLALESLCMGADGWVAGLVCAFPRETVAIYRLQKAGYHEEALKIYRWFLPLLELDINPQLVQNIKLAETMAGLGTEEVRLPRMPLNGMERDRVVKIIEDGLNTRPELPDYFNIEKIMNTI
- a CDS encoding aldehyde dehydrogenase (NADP(+)) yields the protein MVVQGKNIIGFSLSAASDEFVTSFDPKDARPMEKFYMATNEEIEETLQKASEAFGVYKHFSGNRRADFLEAIADEILALDNVLVQTAVKESGLPEARIIGERGRTVGQLRLFAQLLREGSWVDATIETAQPDREPLPKPDIRKMLVPVGPVVVFAASNFPLAFSTAGGDTASALAAGNPVIVKAHMSHLGTNELVARAIAEAAKNTGMPDGVFSSLNGRGSSLGQKLVMHPVVKSVGFTGSYTGGMALYKAAAQREEPIPVFAEMGSVNPVILLPGKLKNSAKETAKQYAGSITLGVGQFCTNPGLLLGIAGEDLNTFLEELAKEIRNIAPATMLNEGIWKSYQSGKAKVLEQNGVTLLGAATEQEGNHLGTAAIALVSGEDFLSNPSLHEEVFGPFSLVVRCTDKEQLLEVIQSAKGQLTSTIMAEPDELKGHHDIVEAASKIAGRVLFNGVPTGVEVCHAMQHGGPFPSSTDSRFTSVGTDAIKRFVRPLAIQGFPEEALPDALKNSNPLGIWRKVNGELTRDAING
- a CDS encoding 4-hydroxyproline epimerase — its product is MARKTFFCVDAHTCGNPVRVVAGGGPHLEGASMSEKRQHFLQEYDWIRKSLMFEPRGHDMMSGSILYPPADPANDAGVLFIETSGCLPMCGHGTIGTVTIAIEEGLVTPKVPGQLRLETPAGLVLVSYIREGKKVKSVKLTNVASFLEAEGIIAACPDLGELKVDVSYGGNFYAIVDPQENFKGVQAYSAEQLIQWSRKLRENINNNFKFEHPDNPTISGLSHILWTGDTLSEESTARNAVFYGDKAIDRSPCGTGTSARMAQWYAKGWLKKGQPFIHESIIGSKFTGRIEDEVIVAGKKGIIPSVEGWAMVYGYNNIIVDDDDPYSAGFQVI
- a CDS encoding NAD(P)/FAD-dependent oxidoreductase; this encodes MKKVAIIGGGVVGLSSAYYLSGLGYEVTIVSDDDQKAGCSYGNAGMIVPSHFIPLAAPGMVMMGLKWMLKADSPFHIKPRFSKDLVSWGWKFYKAATPANVQKAMHVLKEMNMESRNLYLQLADEESLNFSLQTKGLFMLCKTSHALKEESAVAEQARQFGMKAETLSAAELMNMEDGVEMDVEGGVYFPMDAYMVPGLFMSGMRALLEIMGVTFVSKKVTGIDMRGSRITALQVSDELIRADEFIVAAGAWSSELLKALRVNIPMQGGKGYSVMLDNPPIYPGICALLSEARVSVTPMNGAIRFGGTMELNGTDRTVNNKRVGGIYKSIPSYYPQFKDTDFQKSDVWVGLRPCSPDGLPYVGRFKHYDNLIAATGHSMMGMSLGPITGKLVSQIVSRQKTDIDIAILNPDRYN
- a CDS encoding caspase family protein, whose amino-acid sequence is MRSIAAILLFILSAISLQLHAQSSNEKRLALIIGNAEYQNANKLLNPVNDARSMKKALTGLGFEVMQYENLTQREMKQVIDEFGRKLEAYDVGLFYFAGHGIQANGNNYLIPVETNLTNEQQIEYDCVRADRVLGLMEYAKSKVNIVILDACRNNPFKRSWSRSAQGEGLAFMNAPSGSLIAYATAPGKTASDGSGSNGLYTEALLKNLFTPDLTILQVFQNVRKSVVDQSARQQIPWESTSLIGDFYFNKTQAGANEQEPKKKLVAKETSDVTTTSTSSINSRAIWKSDEKTWHLLDNKVQIASRTKYSYADDDLLAYDPETGTSYLLPGYTHLTDNVFRPAEILSERDQYFWRSKDLSFYVYDKGTSISTEIVHSKSDDDLLVYHPLTNATLLLERYYQLQDNKLRPARIISQSDNIFWKSKDNKYLFFIKGEQVASTTSSAAVNNDLLVYHEKNGSSYILKNFYNLQDDQLRSAMLISDHKDVFWSAFNNKFHLYVKGKDVSSQVTNKWSGSDLEVNYGNNTYLLKDFASRQDRQLREAIIMESAGKVEWKAENNLFYVKDNNKEIQLQTVYAMAGNDLLVYHPEKQKTYLLENYSHLQDNQWRNARLLSSSSESVFWMSEDNVYWLYVQGKQVAQETTSIAEGRNLLITHTTTGSKYRLKNFYDLQDKQIRPAEVISFNASPITKTDNTKSTDNYGPYTRKGNVTWRSKDNLYWLYVNGEQIAKRTRSVFIDSDLFVYDPTDNLSYLLESYKERQDDQVRSATIYDTSDQTWWRANDGGYYIYVKGELITTATNVQSYWADSDLIVYHKPSGITYRLEDYNTNKDNQLRPAFKVVD
- a CDS encoding cysteine-rich CWC family protein — translated: MKHELKYCPRCNGSFECKVGSVVLCQCSTVKLSQEERNFINDKYEDCLCAACMEALRDEYNREKFQLRLKKIGYGF